The following is a genomic window from Candidatus Krumholzibacteriia bacterium.
GGTCGAGTGTGGGGCTGGCCCTGCTTCATGGCCGGGAGGATTCCTCCCTGAAGCTGCCCCGGGTTCTTGCGGCCTCCGGCGAGATTCTCGTGGAGAAGTTCATCGAGGGAAGGGAACTGACGGTGGCGATTCTCGGTGATCGCGCCCTTCCCGCCCTGGAGATTCTTCCCGAAAGCGGTCTTTACGATTACCGGAGCAAGTATGAAAAGGGGCAAAGCCGCTACGAATGCCCGGCCAGGCTTTCCGGTGAACTCTCAGACAGCCTCGCCGAGCAGTCTCTGCGGATCTACCGGAGCTTTGGCTGTCGGGGCTTTGCTCGCGTGGACTGGCGACTGGATCCCGACGACAGCCCCTACTTTCTGGAACTGAACACGATCCCGGGGATGACGGCCACCAGCCTGGTTCCCATGGCCGCCGCCGCTGCGGGGCTTGACTTCCCTGCTCTCGTTGCGGAAATTGCTGATCTCGCAATGGAGTAAACTGTGAAGCAACTCTTTGGAATGATCCATCTGCCGCCTCTTCCCGGCAGCCCCCTTTCGAAGCTCAGCCTTGAGGCGATTGAGGAGAGGGCCCTTCGGGATGCCTCTGCCTATGCGGCAGCCGGCTTCGGTGGCCTGATGGTGGAGAACTACGGCGACAGCCCCTTTTTTCCCGGAAAGGTGGGCCCGGAGACCGTGTCTGCCATGACCCGGATTGCCGCCGCCCTGCGCGAGGCACAGGGAGAGATGGCTCTCGGAATCAATGTCCTCCGCAATGATGGAGAAAGTGCTCTGGCCGTGGCGCATGTGGTGGGAGCGGAGTATATCCGCGTGAATGTTTTGGCCGGCGTGGCGCATTCGGATCAGGGTACTCTGGAGGGAAGAGCCGCGGAAATTCTCCGGCTTCGTCGCCGATTGGACTCTTCCGTGAAAATCCTGGCCGATGTGGATGTGAAACATGCCCTGCTTGCTTCCCACGAAGATCCCCTGCATCAGGCCGAGGACCTTCTGGAAAGAGCGGGTGCCGACGCGCTGATCGTGTCGGGGCGCTCCACGGCCTCGGAAGCGGACCGGGAATTGCTGGCCCGCCTGCGGGAGCACTTTCCCTCGGCGGTTCTCCTGATTGGCAGCGGACTGAATGCCGGAAACGCCGGGGAATTGCTGGGAAGTGCGGATGGAGCCATTGTCGGCTCTTCGCTGAAGAAGGGCGGGCTTACCGAAAATCCTGTGGACCCGGAGGCGGCGAAGGAACTGATGAGCATCGCAAGAGCAATACAGGGAGTATCATGAGTTTGCAGATCTACGATCCAATCCGGAAAAAGAAGGTGGAGTTCCAGCCTGTCCAGGAGGGCAAGGTCGGGATGTATGTCTGCGGGATGACCGTTCAGGGCGAACCTCATATCGGCCACATGCTTGCCGCCCTCAGTGGCGACATGGTGCGACGCTATCTGGAGTATCGGGGCTATGAGGTCACCCTGGTGCAGAACTTCACGGATATCGACGACAAGATTCTCCAGAAGGCCGCAGAAGAAGGCGTGGACTATCCGGTGATCGCCCAGCGCAACATCGACCTCTATTTCCATTATGCCCGGGCTCTGAACATTGCGGATGCGACGGTCTACCCGAAAGCCACGGAGCATGTTCCGGAGATGTTCGAGATCATCGAGAAACTGATCGAGAAGGGGCATGCCTACGAGTCGAACGGGGATGTCTACTATGATGTAAAGAGCTACGATGACTACGGTCGTCTCTCCGGCCGAAGGATCAACGAGCTTCAGTCGGGGGTTCGCATCGAGGTGGAAGAGGGCAAGCGGGACGATCTGGACTTCGCTCTCTGGAAGTCGGCTCCCGAGGAAGAGCCGGGT
Proteins encoded in this region:
- a CDS encoding BtpA/SgcQ family protein — protein: MKQLFGMIHLPPLPGSPLSKLSLEAIEERALRDASAYAAAGFGGLMVENYGDSPFFPGKVGPETVSAMTRIAAALREAQGEMALGINVLRNDGESALAVAHVVGAEYIRVNVLAGVAHSDQGTLEGRAAEILRLRRRLDSSVKILADVDVKHALLASHEDPLHQAEDLLERAGADALIVSGRSTASEADRELLARLREHFPSAVLLIGSGLNAGNAGELLGSADGAIVGSSLKKGGLTENPVDPEAAKELMSIARAIQGVS
- a CDS encoding D-alanine--D-alanine ligase, whose product is MSRIALLMGGESAEREISLLSGRAVGDALRGIGHEVRELDPAHEDLALAQGCDLVFVALHGGEGENGTLQARLGELGLAYTGSGPAASRLAMDKSESKRIAAGEGIQSPAGFLQHYTAAELASPATILDLRARIESEIGYPAVAKPNREGSSVGLALLHGREDSSLKLPRVLAASGEILVEKFIEGRELTVAILGDRALPALEILPESGLYDYRSKYEKGQSRYECPARLSGELSDSLAEQSLRIYRSFGCRGFARVDWRLDPDDSPYFLELNTIPGMTATSLVPMAAAAAGLDFPALVAEIADLAME